CCTCTAGTAAGAGGCAGTGACTAATAACATTGTTTGTCGCAGGACAGCACTGGATTACAGGCTGTAAATACGCATGGGAAATGGTTGCAAAACAATGTGAAAAACACCACTACCCTACAGCGCAAAAGGGCCGGTGGCTTTTTAGCCACCAGCCCATAGCCATAAAGGCTAAGAAATTAAGTAATAATTACTTGATTTCAACAGAAGCACCAGCTTCTTCCAGCTGAGCTTTCAGAGCTTCAGCTTCAGCTTTCTCAACGCCTTCTTTCAGAGGTGCTGGAGCGCCGTCAACCAGAGCTTTCGCTTCTTTCAGGCCCAGACCAGTTGCGCCACGTACTGCTTTGATTACAGCAACTTTGTTAGCGCCAGCAGCAGTCAGAATTACGTTGAATTCAGTTTGCTCTTCAGCAGCAGCTTCAGCAGCGCCACCAGCAACAACTGCTGCAGCAGCAGTAACGCCGAACTTCTCTTCCATAGCTTCGATCAGTTCAACAACTTGCATTACAGACATTTCTGCAACTGCGTCTAGGATTTGCTCGTTAGTGATAGACATAACAATTCTCTTTTAAAGTCAACAATTAGTTTAAATAGCAACCAATGAAAAGCCAAACTTATTAAGCGGCTTCTTTTTGATCGCGAATAGCTGCAATAGTGCGAACCAGCTTGCCAGCAGAAGCTTCTTTCATGCACATCATCAGACGTGCGATCGCTTCGTCGTAAGTTGGCAGTTTCGCCAGAACGTCTGCATCAGTCAGTACGCCTTCGAATGCAGCAGCTTTGATCTCGAAGTCTTTGTTCTCTTTAGCGAAGTCTTTGAACAGACGCGCTGCAGCACCTGGGTGCTCGTTAGAGAAAGCCAGCAGAGTAGGACCTACGAAAGTGTCAGTCAGACACTCGTA
This DNA window, taken from Photobacterium sp. CCB-ST2H9, encodes the following:
- the rplL gene encoding 50S ribosomal protein L7/L12; translated protein: MSITNEQILDAVAEMSVMQVVELIEAMEEKFGVTAAAAVVAGGAAEAAAEEQTEFNVILTAAGANKVAVIKAVRGATGLGLKEAKALVDGAPAPLKEGVEKAEAEALKAQLEEAGASVEIK
- the rplJ gene encoding 50S ribosomal protein L10, with product MALNLQDKKAIVAEVNEAASGALSAVVADSRGVSVGAMTTLRKQAREAGVYVRVVRNTLARRAVVGTNYECLTDTFVGPTLLAFSNEHPGAAARLFKDFAKENKDFEIKAAAFEGVLTDADVLAKLPTYDEAIARLMMCMKEASAGKLVRTIAAIRDQKEAA